Genomic DNA from Gammaproteobacteria bacterium:
GTTGGGTTGGTTTCCTTGGAAAAGTGAGAATGAATTCGGTGTATTCTTGCCATTCTGATTGGCAGGTGATACTGCCGCCGAAGCTTTTTAAGGTCATGGCGCAAAAGGCTAAGCCAATGCCAGTGCCTTTGTTGGTATCAACGGTGAAAAAAGGATCAAAAATTTTTGGTAGATTTTCAGATTTGATA
This window encodes:
- a CDS encoding ATP-binding protein, translating into LLIHVLFNLFKNAIYFIRKAGKGNIHIWLEHHPRHNQIHFKDTGAGIKSENLPKIFDPFFTVDTNKGTGIGLAFCAMTLKSFGGSITCQSEWQEYTEFILTFPRKPTQQE